A window of Sulfurimonas gotlandica GD1 contains these coding sequences:
- a CDS encoding response regulator transcription factor: MARILLVEDDQILSETLLELLEDEGYDLTLAQTANEAVEATYSNEFELMLLDVNIPDQNGFELLQMLRSSGNTTPSIFLTSLNDIASLSRGFEVGADDYIKKPFDFDELIIRIQALLRKSFNAKNNEVKYNSLVYKISTNELLDAGKLIQLAPQEQKLLSLLFKRIDETITKQELLHELDSVNESSEGALRVYITKLRKVGLEIQTIKGTGYRLVKA; the protein is encoded by the coding sequence AACATTGCTAGAGTTACTTGAAGATGAGGGTTATGACCTGACTCTTGCTCAAACTGCTAACGAAGCCGTAGAAGCTACTTACTCAAATGAGTTTGAGCTTATGCTTCTAGATGTAAACATACCTGATCAAAATGGCTTCGAGCTACTGCAGATGCTAAGAAGCTCAGGAAACACAACTCCTTCTATATTTTTAACATCTTTAAATGACATAGCATCTCTGTCTCGCGGTTTTGAAGTCGGTGCAGATGACTATATTAAGAAGCCTTTTGATTTTGATGAGCTTATCATCCGGATACAGGCACTTCTTAGAAAGTCATTTAACGCTAAAAACAATGAAGTGAAGTACAACTCTTTGGTGTATAAAATCTCAACAAATGAATTACTAGATGCAGGAAAGCTTATCCAACTAGCTCCACAAGAGCAGAAGCTACTCTCCCTGCTCTTTAAACGCATAGATGAGACCATAACGAAGCAAGAACTTCTTCACGAGCTAGACAGCGTAAATGAATCTAGTGAAGGCGCTTTGAGAGTCTACATAACAAAACTAAGAAAAGTTGGTTTAGAGATTCAGACCATCAAGGGAACAGGATACAGACTTGTTAAAGCATGA
- a CDS encoding DUF1302 family protein — protein sequence MLGKVLLSSFISISLASSVVHAKESIEDDLSGFDSEVVVKKSSGSDADLAGFDDEVQTAPNTKKETTKVKEQNRVTISGDLAFKASVGYKEHKVDGIEYSGINQAQSSLSLELDAKLSDNWKLKVSGDAFYDAIYDIHSTNNYSDDILDAYKTQLRLDDTYVQGKITSALDAKIGRQIVVWGKSDSIRITDVINPLDNRTPAMTDIEDLRLSVGMFKFDYYYGVWNFSAMIIPENRIMIEAPARSEYFPVDAIFPIAPNPFLELETPNTSWDNMQYAFGANGVFSGWDLSFYAADVLDQKWHIDPDTMTRKVTKIQMLGSAINIASGSWLLKSEVALLDGVKYNSTRDAKSRLDALIGFDYMGIKDTVLSVEVANRHIFDYEAQMSKVVPRPDYVDEDEVQTALRATRSFYNDSLNATALLSIFGSSWQNGGFARVWIEYEVANAIGLNAGIVEYIDGDKPLMKAIRDNDRIFADITYSF from the coding sequence ATGCTTGGCAAAGTTCTTTTATCTTCTTTTATCTCTATTAGTTTAGCATCTAGTGTTGTACATGCAAAGGAGAGCATAGAAGATGATCTAAGTGGATTTGACAGTGAGGTAGTTGTAAAAAAGAGTAGTGGTTCAGATGCGGACCTTGCAGGCTTTGATGATGAAGTACAAACTGCGCCAAATACTAAAAAAGAAACGACTAAGGTAAAAGAACAAAATAGAGTAACCATAAGCGGAGATTTAGCTTTTAAGGCTTCTGTTGGTTATAAAGAACACAAAGTTGATGGCATAGAGTATTCAGGTATAAATCAAGCTCAGAGTTCACTATCTTTAGAGCTGGATGCAAAACTATCAGATAACTGGAAACTAAAAGTTAGCGGTGATGCTTTCTACGATGCTATATATGACATACACTCTACAAATAACTATAGCGATGACATACTAGATGCTTACAAAACTCAACTTAGACTTGACGACACTTATGTACAAGGAAAGATAACATCAGCTCTAGATGCTAAGATAGGGCGACAGATAGTTGTATGGGGTAAGTCAGACAGCATTAGAATCACAGATGTAATTAACCCTCTTGATAATCGTACACCAGCTATGACGGATATTGAAGATCTTAGACTAAGTGTTGGAATGTTTAAGTTTGACTATTACTATGGTGTATGGAACTTCTCCGCTATGATTATCCCTGAGAACCGTATCATGATAGAAGCACCTGCTAGAAGTGAATATTTTCCTGTAGATGCTATTTTCCCTATAGCGCCAAACCCATTTTTAGAACTAGAGACCCCAAACACATCATGGGATAATATGCAATATGCTTTTGGAGCAAACGGTGTTTTTTCAGGATGGGATCTTTCTTTTTACGCTGCTGACGTACTTGATCAGAAATGGCATATAGACCCTGACACTATGACTCGTAAAGTCACTAAAATTCAGATGCTGGGCTCTGCTATAAATATAGCATCTGGGAGTTGGCTCTTAAAGAGTGAAGTAGCTCTTCTTGATGGTGTAAAATATAACTCTACTAGAGATGCCAAGAGTCGCCTAGATGCACTTATTGGTTTTGACTATATGGGTATAAAAGACACTGTACTTTCTGTTGAGGTAGCAAATAGACATATATTTGACTACGAAGCACAGATGTCAAAAGTCGTACCAAGACCTGACTACGTTGATGAAGATGAGGTGCAAACGGCTCTGCGTGCAACAAGAAGCTTTTACAATGATTCTCTGAACGCTACAGCACTTCTTAGCATCTTTGGTTCAAGCTGGCAAAACGGCGGCTTTGCTAGAGTCTGGATAGAGTATGAAGTAGCTAATGCTATAGGCTTAAATGCTGGGATAGTTGAGTACATAGATGGCGATAAGCCACTTATGAAAGCCATCAGAGATAACGATAGAATCTTTGCGGATATTACTTACAGTTTTTAG
- a CDS encoding outer membrane lipoprotein-sorting protein yields the protein MILKTLLIASLTISSLLAITGQEIAQKVHDRNDGDNSTSNMKMILIDKNDNERVRDLKTYTKDKGEDKLKIMFFLAPADVRNTAFLTYDYENSSKDDDQWLYLPELKKVKRIASSDKSSSFMGSDFTYSDMTSRNVEDYTYEVMKEPMVDGHKTWQMLVTPKSTKTIDETGYTKSIVFIRQDNFVIVQALNYIKIGEKLKYMKILSLEEIDGIWTTKKMQMVTKKGKNTLHKTIFEFSDIKYNQNLEESFFTTRTLEKGL from the coding sequence ATGATTTTAAAGACACTATTGATAGCTAGTTTAACTATAAGTTCACTATTGGCTATTACAGGACAAGAGATAGCACAAAAAGTACATGACAGAAATGATGGAGACAACTCTACATCAAACATGAAAATGATTCTTATTGATAAGAACGATAACGAAAGGGTTCGGGATTTAAAAACTTATACAAAAGACAAAGGTGAGGACAAGTTAAAGATAATGTTTTTTTTAGCTCCTGCTGATGTTAGAAATACTGCTTTTTTAACTTATGATTATGAGAACTCAAGCAAAGACGATGACCAGTGGTTGTATCTTCCAGAGCTGAAAAAGGTAAAAAGAATAGCATCTAGTGATAAGAGTTCATCTTTTATGGGCAGTGATTTTACATACTCAGATATGACATCTAGAAATGTAGAGGATTATACATATGAAGTTATGAAAGAGCCTATGGTAGATGGACATAAAACTTGGCAGATGCTAGTAACTCCAAAGAGTACAAAAACCATAGATGAAACAGGATATACAAAATCTATAGTGTTTATACGTCAAGATAATTTCGTAATAGTCCAAGCTCTTAACTACATAAAGATAGGAGAAAAACTAAAATATATGAAAATACTTTCTTTAGAAGAGATTGATGGCATCTGGACAACTAAAAAGATGCAGATGGTTACCAAGAAGGGTAAGAATACTCTACATAAGACTATCTTTGAATTTTCAGATATTAAATACAATCAAAACTTAGAAGAATCATTTTTTACTACGCGCACATTAGAGAAAGGACTATAG
- a CDS encoding sensor histidine kinase, whose translation MLKHEKKAFIKFFATYFGSVAILILASGFFYFEEQKQMLIKKEHFSMIDHIRQFKMKLPMPKNSSITYEILDIKIPDFNMNNFTIKESYFEKYMPYKWEGGYILVKKDKSEFYKNLFSVKLNIISAQILLLLLFATLSYFLALRALRPMQEAIVKLDNFSKDLIHDLNTPLTSILLNMKLLEKNSDFDDSKPLSRIKKNVENISELHNNLTTLLQEDTMLVSEQNIVKIIEDVVLTHQKIYTHLEYEIELKEFYASVNQNAFTQVLINLISNASKYNKENGYIKIYSINRVLYIEDNGVGIKNPSEIFNRSYTEQKSGTGIGLDISKRLCEAMDIEIYATSETGVGTTVSLKFKN comes from the coding sequence TTGTTAAAGCATGAGAAAAAAGCGTTTATAAAGTTCTTTGCCACATACTTTGGCAGTGTAGCCATCCTTATCTTGGCGTCAGGGTTCTTTTACTTTGAAGAACAGAAGCAGATGCTGATAAAAAAAGAGCATTTTTCTATGATAGATCATATTAGACAGTTTAAGATGAAACTTCCGATGCCAAAAAACAGCTCCATTACATATGAGATACTTGATATAAAAATACCCGACTTCAACATGAACAACTTTACCATCAAGGAGAGTTATTTTGAAAAGTATATGCCATATAAATGGGAAGGTGGTTATATACTTGTCAAAAAAGACAAAAGTGAGTTTTACAAGAATCTTTTTTCTGTTAAACTAAATATTATATCTGCTCAAATACTTTTACTTTTGCTCTTTGCAACACTCAGTTATTTTCTTGCTCTTCGCGCGCTCAGACCGATGCAAGAAGCAATCGTAAAACTTGATAATTTCTCAAAAGACCTCATTCATGACTTAAACACACCTCTGACTTCCATTCTTTTAAATATGAAACTCCTGGAGAAAAACAGCGATTTTGATGACAGCAAGCCACTTAGCAGAATCAAAAAGAATGTTGAAAACATCTCGGAGCTTCACAACAATCTAACTACCCTGCTTCAAGAAGATACGATGCTTGTCAGCGAGCAAAACATTGTCAAAATCATTGAAGATGTTGTTTTAACTCATCAAAAAATATATACGCATCTAGAGTATGAGATAGAGCTAAAAGAGTTTTATGCCTCTGTAAATCAAAATGCTTTTACCCAAGTTCTTATAAATCTCATCTCAAATGCGAGTAAGTACAACAAAGAAAATGGTTATATAAAAATCTACTCTATCAATAGGGTTTTATATATTGAAGATAATGGTGTCGGGATTAAAAATCCAAGTGAGATATTTAACCGCTCTTACACAGAACAAAAGAGCGGAACAGGCATAGGTCTGGATATTTCAAAACGTCTCTGTGAAGCTATGGATATAGAGATATATGCTACTTCAGAAACAGGAGTTGGTACTACTGTCAGTTTGAAGTTTAAAAACTAA
- a CDS encoding efflux RND transporter permease subunit encodes MNWRSKTEASLEAMGDKITQNPIKIIFLVLIFSIALISNLPKITIDTSTEGFLHDSDPALVKYEAFKEQFGQDEKIMVVVRGKDIFEPAFLKKLQELHLELENNIPHLNDITSLINARNTRGEKDRLIVEDLFQEFPKNKEELELKKNLAVNNVMYKNLLLSQDLTLTTVILEPSAYESSTSVNDLDGFSDAKEQPKLEFLKDSSKSEMVEAAQTIAKKFSSDGFDVFIAGSLAVNDFNKRAVQKDMQKFVKLVLLMMMIFLFVVFRRASAVLLPIFIVALSLLTTMGTMALVGTPITIPTQILPSFLLAVGIGAVVHLLAMFFKHYNDNGDKNKAISYSLGHSGLAIIMTSLTTAAGLLSFSTAAIAPIADLGLFAAVGVMIALMNTIITLPAILAVLPIKQAKQKHIENTKKMDALLSRIAIFSVDHAKTIVGVSVVIIVLSVYAASKVEFKHDPLSWQPDNSPIKLSTEVVDRELRGSVTMEVIVDTKKENGLYSSELLNKIDSVVRKAEAIENDKYFVGKGWSVAEVLKEIHRALHKNSQEYYVITDNDALIPQEFLLFENSGSDDLEDLVDSAFSKARITFKLPWMEAGEYEELSQELTGLMKSELGDSVEITITGMVPLFQRTLSAAMTSMATSYITAFILIAIMMMILLGSIKIGLTSMIPNVLPVIMALGFMAIVDMPLDMFTMLVGAIVIGLSVDDTVHFFHNFARYHHQGLGTRESVVRTMTGTGRALVATSVVLSLGFFVYMFASLSNLINFGILAGGSITIALISNIILGPALLTLITKDNK; translated from the coding sequence ATGAACTGGCGTAGTAAAACAGAAGCTTCTTTGGAAGCTATGGGTGATAAAATCACCCAAAATCCAATAAAAATTATCTTTCTTGTTTTGATATTTAGTATAGCTCTTATATCAAATCTTCCAAAAATCACCATAGACACTTCAACAGAAGGCTTTTTGCACGATAGCGATCCAGCTTTGGTCAAATATGAGGCTTTTAAAGAACAGTTCGGTCAAGATGAAAAAATCATGGTTGTCGTTAGAGGTAAAGATATTTTCGAACCTGCTTTTTTAAAAAAACTTCAAGAGTTGCATCTGGAGTTAGAAAACAACATCCCACACCTAAATGATATAACTTCACTTATAAATGCCAGAAACACTAGAGGTGAAAAGGATAGACTTATAGTTGAAGATCTTTTTCAAGAATTTCCAAAAAACAAAGAAGAACTAGAGTTAAAGAAGAATCTAGCAGTTAACAATGTTATGTATAAAAATCTTCTTCTGAGCCAAGATCTAACCCTAACTACTGTAATACTGGAACCAAGTGCGTATGAAAGTTCAACATCAGTAAATGATCTTGATGGTTTTAGTGATGCTAAAGAGCAGCCAAAGTTAGAGTTTCTTAAAGATAGTTCTAAGAGCGAGATGGTTGAAGCTGCTCAAACGATAGCTAAGAAATTTAGCTCTGATGGTTTTGATGTATTTATAGCTGGTTCTCTTGCAGTAAATGACTTTAACAAGCGTGCAGTTCAAAAAGATATGCAAAAATTTGTAAAACTTGTTCTTCTTATGATGATGATTTTTCTTTTTGTAGTGTTTCGTAGAGCGAGTGCTGTGCTTTTACCTATCTTTATAGTAGCTCTTTCACTTTTAACTACTATGGGTACAATGGCTTTGGTTGGAACGCCAATAACTATTCCTACGCAGATTCTTCCATCATTCTTGCTTGCAGTTGGCATCGGGGCAGTTGTGCATCTGCTGGCAATGTTCTTCAAACACTATAACGATAATGGTGATAAGAACAAGGCTATATCATACTCTCTTGGGCACTCAGGCCTAGCTATTATCATGACATCTCTGACAACTGCAGCTGGGTTGTTGTCATTTTCTACTGCTGCTATTGCACCTATTGCTGATTTAGGCCTATTTGCAGCTGTTGGTGTAATGATAGCTCTTATGAATACAATAATTACATTGCCTGCAATATTAGCCGTTTTACCTATAAAGCAAGCAAAACAAAAACATATAGAAAATACAAAAAAGATGGATGCGCTGCTGAGTCGTATAGCTATTTTTAGTGTTGATCATGCCAAAACAATAGTTGGCGTAAGTGTTGTAATAATTGTTCTTTCTGTTTACGCAGCATCTAAGGTTGAGTTTAAGCACGACCCGCTTAGCTGGCAACCTGACAACTCACCAATTAAACTATCTACAGAAGTAGTGGACAGAGAGCTAAGGGGTTCTGTTACTATGGAAGTAATAGTTGACACAAAAAAAGAGAATGGCCTTTATAGTTCAGAGCTTTTAAATAAGATAGACTCTGTTGTTCGTAAGGCTGAAGCAATTGAGAATGATAAATATTTCGTAGGAAAAGGCTGGAGTGTAGCAGAAGTCTTAAAAGAGATTCATAGAGCACTGCATAAGAACTCTCAAGAGTATTATGTTATTACTGATAACGATGCTTTGATTCCTCAGGAGTTTTTACTTTTTGAAAACAGCGGAAGCGATGATCTGGAAGATTTGGTTGACTCTGCATTTTCAAAAGCTCGTATTACTTTTAAACTGCCATGGATGGAGGCAGGAGAGTATGAGGAACTTTCACAAGAGCTTACTGGTTTGATGAAGAGTGAGCTTGGAGATAGTGTAGAGATTACCATTACAGGTATGGTTCCACTTTTTCAAAGAACTCTCTCTGCTGCTATGACATCAATGGCTACTAGCTATATAACGGCATTTATACTGATAGCTATCATGATGATGATTCTTCTTGGAAGTATTAAGATAGGATTGACAAGCATGATACCAAACGTTCTACCAGTAATAATGGCTCTAGGATTTATGGCTATAGTAGATATGCCGCTAGATATGTTTACGATGCTGGTCGGTGCCATAGTGATAGGACTATCAGTTGATGATACAGTTCACTTTTTCCATAACTTTGCCAGATATCACCATCAGGGTCTTGGAACTAGAGAGTCTGTAGTTAGAACTATGACAGGAACAGGTCGCGCACTTGTTGCTACGAGTGTTGTTCTTTCTTTAGGCTTTTTTGTCTATATGTTTGCATCTCTAAGCAATCTTATAAACTTTGGGATACTAGCAGGCGGATCGATAACAATAGCGCTTATATCAAACATAATACTAGGTCCCGCACTTCTTACACTAATAACAAAGGATAACAAATGA